From the Planktothricoides raciborskii GIHE-MW2 genome, the window TTATCAGTTAAAATCTATTGTGTTAAATCCTAAAGCGGAGTTATTTTGTTGATTTTTGTGCATAAATTATGGTATGATTCCTCAGCATTCTCATTGGTAGTATCAATTCGGACGATCGGGATATTGACCAACTCAAATATTCGCTCGTATGATTGAGGAATGTTGTATTCAAGAGAAACTTTATCTCCATACCATTGAGGGGAAATACTCTGACTTCTATTGGCAATACGTTTTTTAATCACTTCTGGAGAAGCGGTTATATAAATTACTACGTCAGGCCATAAAAAGTTGGAGTCTGATTGCCAGATCCGGAAATGCGCCGACAAGTCTTGCTTCAGCAACAAGCTGTGGTAAGCGAAAGTAGAAAATACATATCGATCGGCGACAACTCCCGAATGATTTAAATTGGATATGTACTCATTGCTACGCATTAGGTTACACAAGCTGTAAAAGTGAAAGGTAGCGATTGGGGAATTAGTCGCAGTTATTTGCTCTTGGATAGAGAGTAAGCCATCTGGGATACTGCTGTAATAGCATAAATTTAGCCGTTTGGCTAAGAG encodes:
- a CDS encoding deoxynucleoside kinase encodes the protein MKNFPFFVFEGVDGSGKTTLAKLLAKRLNLCYYSSIPDGLLSIQEQITATNSPIATFHFYSLCNLMRSNEYISNLNHSGVVADRYVFSTFAYHSLLLKQDLSAHFRIWQSDSNFLWPDVVIYITASPEVIKKRIANRSQSISPQWYGDKVSLEYNIPQSYERIFELVNIPIVRIDTTNENAEESYHNLCTKINKITPL